A stretch of the Sphingosinithalassobacter tenebrarum genome encodes the following:
- a CDS encoding toxic anion resistance protein: MATTATATEEDTLNLTPPDPVPAVTPEKAAGLVPVDDAKKTELDGRVDEFIDQLVAQDVNSPEFGKRVDAITAMGQKEIRAAAGQSNRFLDRPVRAMDQDNGVGADLLQLRKTVEDLDPSKNGKLIGKKGGFLDRLFGSPMKQYFRKYQSSQSHINGILKSLSNGKDELLQDNAAIGTERENLWNAMGRLEQMIYLSKAMDEKLTAKAEELDATDPAKAKAIRETALFYVRQRSQDLLTQMAVTVQGYLALDLVKKNNVELIKGVDRASTTTVSALRTAVTVAQALTNQRLVLDQITALNTTTAGLIDSTGQLLKSQSAAIHEQAASSTIPVETLQRAFQNIYDTMDEIDSFKLKALDSMKTTVTVLSDEVEKSKGYIARAEGANQNASGGADETFKLEAL; the protein is encoded by the coding sequence ATGGCGACGACTGCGACCGCAACCGAAGAAGACACGTTGAACCTCACCCCGCCCGATCCGGTGCCGGCGGTGACGCCGGAAAAGGCGGCCGGGCTGGTGCCGGTCGACGATGCCAAGAAGACCGAGCTGGACGGCCGCGTCGATGAGTTCATCGATCAGCTCGTCGCGCAGGACGTCAATTCGCCCGAGTTCGGCAAGCGCGTCGATGCGATCACGGCGATGGGGCAGAAGGAAATCCGCGCCGCCGCCGGGCAATCGAACCGCTTTCTCGATCGCCCCGTCCGCGCGATGGATCAAGATAACGGCGTCGGCGCCGACCTGCTCCAGCTGCGCAAGACGGTCGAGGATCTCGATCCGAGCAAGAACGGCAAGCTGATCGGCAAGAAGGGCGGGTTTCTCGACCGTCTGTTCGGATCGCCGATGAAACAATATTTCCGCAAATATCAAAGCTCGCAGAGCCATATCAACGGCATCCTCAAGAGCCTTTCCAACGGCAAGGACGAGCTGTTGCAGGACAATGCCGCGATCGGCACCGAGCGCGAGAATCTGTGGAACGCGATGGGGCGTCTGGAACAGATGATCTATCTGTCCAAGGCGATGGACGAGAAGCTGACGGCCAAGGCCGAGGAGCTGGACGCGACCGATCCCGCCAAGGCCAAGGCGATCCGCGAGACCGCACTGTTTTACGTGCGCCAGCGCAGCCAGGACCTGCTGACGCAGATGGCAGTGACGGTGCAGGGCTATCTCGCGCTCGATCTGGTCAAGAAGAACAATGTCGAGCTGATCAAGGGCGTCGACCGCGCATCGACCACCACGGTGTCGGCGCTGCGCACGGCGGTGACGGTGGCGCAGGCGCTGACCAACCAACGCCTCGTGCTCGACCAGATCACGGCGCTCAACACGACGACGGCGGGGCTGATCGATTCGACCGGGCAATTGCTCAAGAGCCAGTCGGCGGCGATCCACGAACAGGCGGCGAGTTCGACGATTCCCGTCGAGACGCTGCAGCGCGCGTTCCAGAACATCTATGACACGATGGACGAGATCGACAGCTTCAAGCTCAAGGCGCTCGATTCGATGAAGACGACGGTGACTGTGCTGTCGGACGAAGTCGAGAAGTCGAAAGGCTATATCGCGCGCGCCGAAGGGGCGAACCAGAATGCGTCGGGCGGGGCGGACGAGACGTTCAAGCTGGAGGCGCTGTAA
- a CDS encoding TldD/PmbA family protein, with product MLTIDKARERVQDTVARATRAGADAADAMLVRNRSLSVSVRMGALEDVGRSESEELGLRVFVGNRSASISTSDLLPDALDEAVDRALKMAREAPEDRWAGLAPRERLMHGEPPLLDLDDGAEVEPETLKARALIAEEAARAVPGVSNSEGAGAGANRAIIALATSHGFAGAYAVTSHGLSASVLAGEGGGMERDHAHHSARHESMLETPEAIGSRAGERAVSRLNPARVPSGAMPVVFDPRVSGSMLGHLMAAISGGAITRKTSFLQDALGTQVFARGITIRDDPHRPRGLRSRAFDGEGLPVQPMAIIEDGMLETWLLDSAAARQLGLSPTGHAARGIGGNIGASAANLYMAAGATPRATLIGEIEEGVLVTELIGQGVNGVTGDYSRGAAGFLIEKGEITRPVSEITIAGNLIDMFRNMTPASDLDFRYGLNAPSLRVDGMTVAGD from the coding sequence ATGCTGACGATCGACAAGGCGCGCGAGCGCGTACAGGACACCGTGGCGCGCGCGACCCGCGCCGGAGCCGATGCCGCCGATGCGATGCTGGTGCGTAACCGCTCGCTCTCGGTATCGGTGCGGATGGGCGCGCTCGAGGATGTCGGCCGTTCCGAAAGCGAGGAACTGGGCCTGCGCGTCTTTGTCGGCAATCGTTCGGCGAGCATTTCCACCAGCGACCTGTTGCCCGACGCGCTCGACGAGGCAGTCGATCGTGCGCTCAAGATGGCGCGCGAGGCGCCCGAGGATCGCTGGGCGGGCCTCGCCCCGCGCGAGCGACTGATGCACGGCGAACCGCCGCTGCTCGATCTCGATGACGGTGCCGAAGTCGAACCCGAAACGCTGAAAGCGCGCGCGCTGATCGCAGAGGAGGCCGCGCGCGCCGTTCCCGGCGTCAGCAACAGCGAAGGCGCGGGCGCAGGCGCCAATCGCGCGATCATCGCGCTGGCGACCAGCCACGGTTTCGCCGGTGCCTATGCCGTAACCAGCCACGGCCTGTCGGCAAGCGTGCTTGCCGGCGAGGGCGGCGGGATGGAGCGCGATCACGCGCATCACAGCGCGCGGCATGAATCGATGCTCGAAACGCCCGAAGCCATTGGCTCGCGCGCGGGCGAGCGCGCCGTATCGCGCCTCAATCCCGCGCGCGTGCCCAGCGGCGCGATGCCGGTGGTGTTCGATCCGCGCGTGTCGGGCAGCATGCTCGGCCATCTGATGGCGGCGATTTCCGGCGGTGCGATCACGCGCAAGACCAGCTTTCTGCAGGATGCGCTCGGAACGCAGGTCTTCGCCCGGGGCATCACGATCCGCGACGATCCGCACCGCCCGCGCGGCCTGCGCAGCCGCGCTTTCGACGGCGAAGGCCTGCCCGTCCAGCCGATGGCGATCATCGAGGACGGCATGCTGGAAACCTGGCTGCTCGACAGCGCGGCGGCGCGCCAGCTCGGCCTGTCGCCCACTGGCCATGCCGCGCGCGGCATCGGCGGCAATATCGGCGCCTCCGCGGCCAATCTCTACATGGCGGCGGGCGCCACGCCGCGCGCGACGCTGATCGGCGAAATCGAAGAGGGCGTGCTCGTCACCGAACTGATCGGGCAGGGCGTCAACGGCGTCACCGGCGACTATAGTCGCGGCGCGGCGGGGTTCCTGATCGAAAAGGGCGAGATTACGCGCCCCGTTTCCGAAATCACCATTGCCGGCAATCTGATCGACATGTTCCGCAACATGACTCCCGCCAGCGACCTTGATTTCCGCTATGGCCTCAATGCGCCCAGCCTGCGCGTCGACGGAATGACGGTTGCCGGTGACTGA
- a CDS encoding methyl-accepting chemotaxis protein, translating into MGIADSHDTAWAEARTSAAWEAVCRSQAVIEFDLDGTIVWANPLFLSLMGYHSDEIVGRHHRMLCAPEYASSPEYRQFWSKLGAGHVHSGVFCRFASDGSEVWLQAAYNPVLDHQGRAEHVIKVATDVTEKVMLERKVQQHLTDSRQYQNDLTERGEALERAIRNLGRIVDSIGEIADQTNMLALNATIEAARAGESGRGFAVVASEVKRLAAQTRAATGEAVALIDDEAGLAAVGARPERVQSIRAVSAR; encoded by the coding sequence ATGGGGATCGCTGACAGCCATGATACGGCCTGGGCCGAAGCGCGGACAAGTGCCGCTTGGGAAGCGGTCTGCCGATCGCAGGCAGTGATCGAATTCGATCTGGACGGCACGATCGTCTGGGCCAATCCGCTGTTCCTGTCGCTGATGGGCTATCATTCGGATGAAATCGTCGGGCGGCATCACCGCATGTTGTGCGCGCCTGAATATGCAAGCTCCCCCGAATATCGCCAGTTCTGGAGCAAGCTGGGTGCGGGCCATGTCCATTCGGGCGTTTTCTGCCGCTTCGCGTCGGACGGCAGCGAAGTCTGGCTTCAGGCCGCCTATAATCCCGTGCTGGACCATCAGGGCCGCGCCGAACATGTGATCAAGGTCGCCACCGACGTCACCGAAAAGGTGATGCTCGAGCGCAAGGTCCAGCAGCACCTGACCGACAGCCGCCAGTATCAGAACGACCTGACCGAGCGTGGCGAGGCGCTCGAGCGCGCGATCCGCAATCTCGGCCGGATCGTCGATTCAATCGGGGAAATCGCCGACCAGACCAACATGCTGGCGTTGAATGCCACGATCGAGGCGGCGCGTGCCGGGGAATCGGGTCGTGGTTTTGCCGTGGTGGCCAGCGAAGTGAAGCGGCTTGCCGCCCAGACCCGCGCGGCAACCGGCGAAGCAGTGGCGCTGATCGACGACGAAGCCGGCCTTGCCGCCGTAGGGGCCAGGCCGGAGCGGGTTCAGTCGATCCGGGCGGTTTCCGCCCGCTGA
- the ubiA gene encoding 4-hydroxybenzoate octaprenyltransferase, translating into MTADTVPDTEYRGLVGLLPAAARPYALLGRFDRPIGWWLLFWPGAWAIALSGQMRERWDMLLWFLLGSVAMRAAGCVYNDIVDRDLDRKVARTASRPLASGAVSLKAAWAWLLALCAVGLIVLVQLRPAAVIVALASLALVAAYPFMKRITWWPQAWLGLVFSWAAPVGWVEMDVATLTPMFLLYGGCIFWVIGYDTIYALQDVEDDALVGVRSSARAMGRHVKPGVALCYLLALGLWGGAIWAMRPDMLALVALLPMAGHLLWQVATLNAADGTNPLARFRSNRNAGLLMFAACAVVGLSL; encoded by the coding sequence GTGACGGCCGACACTGTCCCCGACACCGAGTATCGCGGGCTGGTCGGCCTGCTGCCCGCCGCCGCGCGTCCCTATGCGCTGCTCGGGCGATTCGACCGGCCGATCGGCTGGTGGCTGCTCTTCTGGCCGGGTGCCTGGGCGATCGCGCTTTCCGGGCAGATGCGCGAGCGGTGGGACATGCTGCTGTGGTTCCTGCTCGGCAGTGTCGCGATGCGCGCGGCGGGGTGCGTCTATAACGACATCGTCGATCGCGATCTCGACCGGAAAGTCGCGCGCACGGCCAGCCGCCCGCTGGCGAGCGGCGCGGTGTCGCTGAAAGCGGCATGGGCGTGGCTGCTCGCGCTCTGCGCGGTCGGGCTGATCGTGCTGGTGCAGCTTCGCCCGGCGGCCGTGATCGTCGCGCTCGCCAGCCTCGCGCTGGTCGCCGCCTATCCCTTCATGAAGCGGATCACCTGGTGGCCGCAGGCATGGCTCGGCCTCGTCTTTTCCTGGGCCGCCCCGGTCGGCTGGGTGGAAATGGATGTCGCCACGCTGACGCCGATGTTCCTGCTCTATGGCGGCTGCATCTTCTGGGTGATCGGCTACGACACCATCTATGCGCTGCAGGATGTCGAGGATGATGCGCTGGTCGGCGTACGCTCTTCGGCGCGGGCGATGGGGCGGCACGTAAAGCCGGGCGTCGCGCTGTGCTATCTGCTGGCGCTCGGCCTGTGGGGCGGTGCGATCTGGGCGATGCGCCCCGATATGCTCGCGCTCGTCGCGTTGCTGCCGATGGCTGGGCATCTCCTGTGGCAGGTGGCGACGCTGAACGCGGCGGACGGCACCAACCCGCTCGCCCGCTTCCGATCGAACCGCAATGCCGGCCTGCTGATGTTCGCGGCCTGCGCGGTGGTCGGGCTGTCGCTTTGA
- a CDS encoding CHAD domain-containing protein, protein MSYRFKDDDESLAAGMRRIAGDQIGRALRSIADAAEDRAEAVHDVRKRCKKLRGLIRLVRPGFAGYAPENAAFRDIAKSLAGARDADALIDSYDLVADHYHHQIDRHAIASVRQRLTRDRKALAKEDDSAALLAAARAQLLAARERVRGWAIDGDEVEALRGGLHKSYKRGVKAMAQARRTGDPADFHEWRKRCKYHWYHLRLIRDAWPAPLTARAGEASALSDLLGHHHDLAVLRGVLAGEPERYGRAEDVELLVGLIDRRGAVLAARATGLGARLFGEAPDAMAERIAGYWRVWRDEGVAHRVALAE, encoded by the coding sequence ATGAGCTATCGGTTCAAGGATGACGACGAATCGCTCGCCGCCGGGATGCGGCGCATCGCCGGGGATCAGATCGGCCGCGCGCTCAGGTCGATCGCCGACGCGGCAGAGGATCGCGCCGAGGCGGTGCATGACGTGCGCAAGCGGTGCAAGAAATTGCGCGGGCTGATCCGGCTCGTGCGGCCGGGGTTCGCGGGCTATGCGCCCGAGAATGCGGCGTTTCGCGACATTGCGAAGTCGCTGGCGGGCGCGCGCGATGCCGATGCGCTGATCGACAGCTATGATCTGGTCGCCGATCATTATCACCACCAGATCGACCGACACGCGATCGCTTCAGTCCGCCAGAGGCTGACGCGCGATCGCAAGGCGCTGGCGAAGGAGGACGACAGCGCGGCATTGCTGGCGGCAGCCCGCGCGCAATTGCTGGCGGCGCGCGAACGCGTGCGCGGCTGGGCGATCGACGGCGACGAAGTCGAAGCGCTGCGCGGCGGGCTGCACAAGAGCTACAAGCGCGGCGTCAAGGCCATGGCGCAGGCGCGGCGGACCGGCGATCCGGCCGATTTCCACGAGTGGCGCAAGCGCTGCAAATATCACTGGTACCACCTGCGCCTGATCCGCGACGCCTGGCCCGCCCCGCTGACGGCACGTGCCGGGGAAGCAAGCGCGCTGAGCGACCTGCTCGGCCATCACCACGATCTGGCGGTGCTGCGCGGTGTGCTGGCCGGGGAGCCGGAACGCTATGGCCGGGCGGAGGATGTCGAGTTGCTGGTCGGCCTGATTGACCGGCGCGGCGCGGTTCTGGCGGCGCGGGCGACAGGATTGGGCGCGCGGTTGTTCGGCGAGGCACCGGATGCGATGGCGGAGCGGATCGCGGGCTATTGGCGCGTGTGGCGCGACGAGGGCGTGGCGCATCGGGTTGCGCTTGCTGAGTAG
- a CDS encoding HAD family hydrolase, translating into MPHDSDRQLARASEFLDRTRERYGSMSARARKRRQGEVLKRVGRIAAADVTIVIGAMLIGWFVPLGMGGALLVMALLIAATLALAIFPIEAAPNAETLTQVPLKALPLRTEQWLETQRPALPAPAKTLADSIGVKLETLAPQLAALSEESPAAHEVRKLIGEQLPELVKGYERVPEPLRGVERHGRTPNQQLEDGLKLIDQEIAEMSAQLAEGDLDLLATKGRYLQIKYQGDEAFGD; encoded by the coding sequence ATGCCGCATGATTCCGATCGCCAGCTGGCGCGGGCCAGCGAATTTCTCGACCGCACGCGCGAGCGCTACGGGTCGATGAGCGCGCGCGCGCGCAAGCGGCGGCAGGGCGAAGTCCTCAAGCGCGTCGGGCGGATCGCCGCGGCGGACGTCACCATCGTGATCGGGGCGATGCTGATCGGCTGGTTCGTGCCGCTGGGCATGGGCGGCGCGCTGCTTGTCATGGCGCTGTTGATCGCGGCGACGCTGGCGCTGGCGATCTTTCCGATCGAAGCCGCGCCGAACGCCGAAACGCTGACCCAGGTGCCGCTCAAGGCATTGCCGCTGCGCACCGAACAATGGCTGGAAACGCAGCGCCCCGCCCTGCCCGCACCCGCGAAAACGCTGGCCGATTCGATCGGCGTAAAGCTGGAAACACTCGCGCCGCAGCTTGCCGCGCTGAGCGAGGAAAGCCCGGCGGCGCACGAAGTGCGCAAGCTGATCGGCGAGCAGCTTCCCGAACTGGTCAAGGGATATGAGCGCGTTCCCGAGCCGCTGCGCGGCGTGGAGCGCCACGGCCGCACCCCCAACCAGCAGCTCGAGGACGGGCTGAAGCTGATCGATCAGGAAATTGCGGAGATGTCAGCCCAGCTTGCGGAAGGCGATCTCGACCTGCTTGCGACCAAGGGCCGCTATCTGCAGATAAAATATCAGGGCGACGAAGCCTTCGGCGATTGA
- a CDS encoding 16S rRNA (uracil(1498)-N(3))-methyltransferase — MPATPAWPPDSTPRLFVEEPLAQGQMLRIDAAQAHYLISVMRVKVDGPVRLFDNRTGEWIGIAREVRKRDLTLEVTENLSPREPVPDLWLCAAPIKKGRIDWLIEKACELGVDRVVPVFTRRAVVDRLNLDRLNAHMIEAAEQCGRTALPELAEPMKLPALLRDWPDNRALFFADEAGGANALEAMAAHAGPAAILIGPEGGFDEEERAAIKALPQAVGIALGPRILRADTAAAAAVSLWMAAAGDWRHPMG; from the coding sequence ATGCCCGCAACACCCGCCTGGCCGCCCGATTCCACGCCGCGCCTGTTCGTCGAAGAACCGCTGGCGCAGGGACAGATGCTGCGCATCGATGCCGCGCAGGCGCATTATCTGATTTCGGTGATGCGCGTGAAAGTCGATGGGCCGGTGCGGCTGTTCGACAACCGGACCGGCGAATGGATCGGCATCGCGCGCGAGGTACGCAAGCGCGATCTGACGCTGGAAGTGACCGAAAATCTTTCGCCGCGCGAGCCGGTGCCCGACCTGTGGCTGTGCGCCGCGCCGATCAAGAAGGGGCGGATCGACTGGCTGATCGAAAAGGCGTGCGAACTGGGCGTCGATCGCGTCGTGCCGGTGTTCACGCGCCGCGCGGTGGTCGACCGGCTCAATCTCGATCGCCTCAATGCGCATATGATCGAAGCCGCCGAGCAATGCGGCCGTACCGCGCTGCCCGAGCTTGCCGAGCCGATGAAACTGCCCGCACTGCTGCGCGACTGGCCGGACAACCGCGCGCTGTTCTTCGCAGACGAGGCCGGCGGCGCGAACGCGCTCGAAGCGATGGCCGCGCATGCTGGACCGGCGGCGATCCTGATCGGCCCCGAAGGCGGGTTCGACGAGGAGGAACGCGCCGCGATCAAGGCGCTGCCGCAGGCCGTCGGCATCGCGCTCGGCCCGCGAATCCTGCGCGCCGATACGGCGGCCGCGGCGGCTGTTTCGTTGTGGATGGCGGCGGCGGGGGATTGGCGACATCCAATGGGTTGA
- a CDS encoding glutamate--cysteine ligase: protein MSTKTVSESNAPVIEDRAQLIDYFASGEKPKDRWRIGTEHEKFVYSTRDLHAPSYDEPGGIRDLLTALTEFGWKPVEEGGKVIALSGPDGTVSLEPAGQLELSGAPLENLHQTCAETGRHLEQVKAAGDRLGLGFLGLGMWPDKAREDLPVMPKGRYGIMLNHMPRVGSLGLDMMLRTCTIQVNLDYSSEADMAKKFRVGLALQPLATALFANSPFTEKRPNGYLSYRSHIWSDTDPARTGMLPFVFEDGFGYDRYADYALDVPMYFVYRDGKYIDAAGLSFRDFLKGELSVLPGELPTIDDWADHLSTAFPEVRLKTFLEMRGADGGPWGRICALPALWVGLLYDQTALDAAWGLVKDWSMDAREDLRNAVPKLALDAPLPGGGKLRDIAGEVLEIANAGLAARARFNASGDNETGFLDPLREIVRTGKVPAQMLLDKFAGAWDGDVCSIYRETRF, encoded by the coding sequence ATGAGCACGAAGACGGTTTCGGAAAGCAACGCACCGGTCATCGAGGATCGCGCGCAGCTGATCGACTATTTCGCGAGCGGCGAAAAGCCCAAGGACCGCTGGCGGATCGGCACCGAGCACGAGAAATTCGTCTATTCGACCAGGGACCTGCACGCGCCAAGCTATGACGAGCCGGGCGGCATCCGCGACCTGCTGACCGCGCTGACCGAGTTCGGCTGGAAGCCGGTCGAGGAAGGCGGCAAAGTGATCGCGCTTTCGGGACCGGACGGTACGGTCAGCCTCGAACCGGCCGGGCAGCTCGAACTTTCGGGCGCGCCGCTCGAAAACCTGCATCAGACCTGCGCCGAGACCGGGCGGCATCTGGAACAGGTGAAGGCGGCCGGGGATCGACTGGGGCTCGGTTTCCTCGGCCTGGGCATGTGGCCGGACAAGGCCCGCGAAGACCTTCCCGTGATGCCCAAGGGGCGGTACGGCATCATGCTCAACCATATGCCCCGCGTCGGATCGCTGGGGCTCGACATGATGCTGCGCACCTGCACGATCCAGGTGAATCTCGATTATTCCAGCGAAGCCGACATGGCGAAGAAGTTTCGCGTCGGGCTGGCGCTGCAGCCACTGGCGACGGCGCTGTTCGCCAATTCGCCCTTCACCGAAAAGCGGCCCAACGGCTATCTTTCCTATCGCAGCCATATCTGGTCGGACACCGATCCGGCACGCACGGGCATGCTGCCCTTCGTGTTCGAGGACGGGTTCGGCTATGATCGCTATGCCGACTATGCGCTCGATGTCCCGATGTACTTCGTTTATCGCGACGGCAAATATATCGATGCGGCAGGCCTCAGCTTCCGCGACTTCCTGAAGGGCGAGCTATCGGTCCTGCCCGGCGAATTGCCGACCATCGACGATTGGGCCGATCACCTATCGACTGCGTTCCCCGAAGTGCGCTTGAAGACCTTTCTCGAAATGCGTGGCGCCGATGGCGGGCCGTGGGGCCGCATCTGTGCGCTGCCGGCTTTGTGGGTGGGACTGCTCTACGATCAGACGGCGCTCGATGCCGCGTGGGGTCTCGTCAAGGACTGGTCGATGGACGCGCGCGAGGATCTGCGCAACGCCGTGCCGAAGCTGGCGCTCGATGCGCCGCTGCCGGGCGGCGGGAAACTGCGCGACATTGCCGGAGAAGTGCTCGAGATCGCCAATGCGGGACTGGCGGCGCGCGCGCGGTTCAATGCCTCGGGCGACAATGAGACCGGCTTCCTCGATCCGCTGCGCGAGATCGTGCGGACCGGCAAAGTGCCCGCGCAAATGCTGCTCGACAAGTTTGCGGGCGCGTGGGACGGCGACGTCTGCTCGATCTATCGCGAGACGAGGTTCTAG
- a CDS encoding 3'(2'),5'-bisphosphate nucleotidase CysQ, whose protein sequence is MTETLADAISEITADAGRVAMARFGTDFRRWEKTPGHPVCEVDLELDALLRERLGALIPEAGWLSEETLDNPQRLAATKLWVVDPIDGTRDYLRNRPGWAVSVALIDQGRPVVGVLDAPARGEHWRAEAGKGAYRGGERIRVASRDTLAGARVPADALARTDRDMTLVAKPNSIALRIAMVAAGEADLVATLRWGHEWDIAAAVLLAHEAGAAVSDALGQPLAFNTPEGQAFGILATTPGIHAEAVDRLAERAKVAIAR, encoded by the coding sequence GTGACTGAGACGCTCGCCGACGCCATTTCCGAAATCACCGCCGATGCCGGACGTGTCGCGATGGCGCGTTTTGGCACCGATTTCCGGCGCTGGGAAAAGACTCCCGGTCATCCGGTGTGCGAAGTCGATCTCGAACTCGACGCGCTGCTGCGCGAGCGGCTGGGCGCGCTGATCCCGGAAGCGGGCTGGCTGTCGGAGGAAACGCTGGACAATCCGCAGCGACTGGCCGCGACGAAGCTCTGGGTGGTCGATCCGATCGACGGTACACGCGATTATCTGCGCAACCGCCCCGGATGGGCGGTGTCGGTCGCGCTGATCGACCAGGGACGCCCGGTGGTCGGCGTGCTCGATGCGCCCGCGCGCGGCGAGCATTGGCGCGCCGAGGCGGGCAAGGGCGCCTATCGCGGCGGCGAGCGCATCCGCGTGGCTTCGCGCGACACGCTGGCGGGCGCGCGCGTGCCCGCCGACGCGCTGGCCAGGACCGACCGCGACATGACGCTGGTCGCCAAACCCAATTCGATCGCATTGCGCATCGCGATGGTGGCGGCGGGCGAGGCCGATCTGGTCGCGACGCTGCGCTGGGGCCATGAATGGGACATCGCCGCCGCCGTGCTGCTGGCGCACGAGGCCGGCGCGGCGGTGAGCGACGCGCTGGGCCAGCCGCTCGCCTTCAACACGCCCGAAGGTCAGGCCTTCGGCATCCTCGCCACGACTCCGGGCATTCATGCCGAGGCAGTCGATCGTCTGGCGGAGCGTGCAAAAGTCGCAATCGCGCGATAA